The DNA segment AATTGGCTGTCAGCGACAAAGCACAGGGACACGGTATTGGGACAATATTGATTGAACATTGCTTAAATATTGCCAAACAAAAACAAATAACGATACTTATTTTATACTCAAACACAACGTTGCAATCGGCTATTCATTTATTTAGAAAATATGGGTTTGAAGAAGTTGAACTTGAAAGTGGAGTTTACGAAAGAGCAAATATCAAAATGGAGAAACACTTTTAAACAGGAAAGAACAGCCGTTTTAGAAAAAAATTATAAAGAATCCAGCGGACTTTTTATCCTGGACTTTGAAAGGTCTGTCACATGCGTGTAGATTTGGGTGGTTTTAATGGAATTATGCCCAAGGAGCTCCTGAATAAAGCGGATATCGGTTCCTGTTTCCATTAAGTGAGTGGCAAAACTGTGGCGCAATCCGTGAATACCGACTTTCTTGCGAATGCCTGCCTTTTCCATCGCCTTCCTAAATACCGCCTGCGCAGACCGTACAGAATATGCCTCGCCTTCTTTACCCTCGAAAAGGTAAACCTTTGGGCGGTAGCTCAGGTAATATTCCCGCAATTCGGGCAGTAAGCTTTGGGGAAGTACGGCGATGCGGTCTTTTTTACCTTTCCCCTGTTCGATGCGCACCAGCATTTCCGCACTGTCGATATCGGAAAGTTTTAACGCTACCACTTCACTCACACGGAGCCCCATGCCGTAACACACTTTCAGAACAAGTGAATGTTTGAGATTTAGTGTGGCAGCTATTATTTTCTTGATTTCAGCTTTGCTGAGCATTTTGGGAAGCAGCAGCTTTTTCTTTGGGCGCGGAATGTCGAAAAACATTTTTTGGCGGTGGAGCACTTGCTCAAAATAAAACTTTACGGCATTCATGCGGCTGTGGATTTCGCTTTCCGAGAGTTTCAGTTTTTCGTGGCAGTAGAGGAAATAAGACCGCAAACGTTCGGGAGAAAGCTCCTGCACGGGATAACTTTTTAGGATGTAGAGCAACTGTGCAAATTCTATGCTGTAAGTGCGTAAGGTATTTTGACTGTACCGCTTCAGCAGGAGATGTTCCTGGAAACGCTGGAACTCCGGCAAATTGACAAGGTGAATTTTGGAGAGTACTGCCTTGCCGGTTATTTTCTCGGGCAGCCCAAAAAGTTTGCGGTAGTGCCTGTTATC comes from the Chryseobacterium sp. SNU WT5 genome and includes:
- a CDS encoding tyrosine-type recombinase/integrase, whose translation is MDFSDKRFQFSSGTHNGSNVIWVQFEKDRQLISFLREHTKARWSASQKKWYVTDNRHYRKLFGLPEKITGKAVLSKIHLVNLPEFQRFQEHLLLKRYSQNTLRTYSIEFAQLLYILKSYPVQELSPERLRSYFLYCHEKLKLSESEIHSRMNAVKFYFEQVLHRQKMFFDIPRPKKKLLLPKMLSKAEIKKIIAATLNLKHSLVLKVCYGMGLRVSEVVALKLSDIDSAEMLVRIEQGKGKKDRIAVLPQSLLPELREYYLSYRPKVYLFEGKEGEAYSVRSAQAVFRKAMEKAGIRKKVGIHGLRHSFATHLMETGTDIRFIQELLGHNSIKTTQIYTHVTDLSKSRIKSPLDSL